Proteins from one Bos indicus x Bos taurus breed Angus x Brahman F1 hybrid chromosome 19, Bos_hybrid_MaternalHap_v2.0, whole genome shotgun sequence genomic window:
- the IFI35 gene encoding interferon-induced 35 kDa protein isoform X1 gives MDSADVCPALKVHLLPTGSQTMSQALQALQEEQARLKMRLQELQRNLRDCPQDKVPFPVPESPLVFRGHFEEGKAMAKSVVSHVRICYPLPGGSALVTFDDPNVAKQVLQQKEHQINVEGFRLRVQVQPLELPMLTTIQVSSQMNDQRVLVSGFPAGLKLSEEELLDKLEIFFGKTKNGGGDVEMRELLQGGVMLGFTEDRVAQHLCQMGQFMVPLGKQQSCLRVSPYMSGKIQKAEVRPQPVPQSVLVLNIPDVLDGPELQDVLEIHFQKPTRGGGEVEAVTVVPPGQRGLAVFTSKSG, from the exons CAGGCTCTCCAGGCCCTTCAGGAGGAACAGGCCAGACTAAAGATGAGGCTGCAGGAGCTGCAGAGGAATCTCAGGGACTGCCCCCAAGACAAG GTCCCATTCCCTGTGCCCGAGTCCCCCCTGGTGTTCCGAGGACACTttgaggagggcaaggcaatGGCCAAGTCTGTGGTTTCCCATGTGCGGATTTGTTACCCTCTGCCTGGAGGCTCTGCTCTGGTGACCTTTGATGACCCCAATG TGGCCAAGCAGGTGCTGCAGCAAAAGGAGCATCAGATCAATGTGGAAGGGTTCCGGCTGAGGGTTCAAGTCCAGCCCCTGGAGCTACCCATGCTGACTACCATCCAG GTGTCCAGCCAGATGAATGACCAGAGAGTGCTGGTCAGTGGGTTTCCTGCTGGGCTCAAGTTAAGTGAGGAAGAGCTGCTGGACAAGCTGGAGATCTTCTTTGGCAAGACCAAGAATGGAGGTGGTGACGTGGAGATGAGGGAACTGCTGCAAGGGGGTGTCATGCTGGGCTTTACTGAGGACAGAG TGGCCCAGCACCTGTGCCAGATGGGCCAGTTCATGGTGCCACTGGGTAAACAGCAGTCCTGTCTGAGAGTCTCTCCCTATATGAGCGGGAAAATCCAGAAGGCCGAG GTCAGGCCCCAGCCTGTGCCCCAGTCAGTGCTGGTGCTCAACATTCCTGATGTCCTGGATGGCCCGGAGCTACAAGACGTCCTGGAGATCCACTTCCAGAAACCCACCCGTGGAGGTGGGGAGGTCGAAGCTGTGACAGTCGTGCCCccgggacagcggggcctggcaGTCTTCACTTCAAAGTCAGGCTAG
- the IFI35 gene encoding interferon-induced 35 kDa protein isoform X2, with protein sequence MDSADVCPALKVHLLPTGSQTMSALQALQEEQARLKMRLQELQRNLRDCPQDKVPFPVPESPLVFRGHFEEGKAMAKSVVSHVRICYPLPGGSALVTFDDPNVAKQVLQQKEHQINVEGFRLRVQVQPLELPMLTTIQVSSQMNDQRVLVSGFPAGLKLSEEELLDKLEIFFGKTKNGGGDVEMRELLQGGVMLGFTEDRVAQHLCQMGQFMVPLGKQQSCLRVSPYMSGKIQKAEVRPQPVPQSVLVLNIPDVLDGPELQDVLEIHFQKPTRGGGEVEAVTVVPPGQRGLAVFTSKSG encoded by the exons GCTCTCCAGGCCCTTCAGGAGGAACAGGCCAGACTAAAGATGAGGCTGCAGGAGCTGCAGAGGAATCTCAGGGACTGCCCCCAAGACAAG GTCCCATTCCCTGTGCCCGAGTCCCCCCTGGTGTTCCGAGGACACTttgaggagggcaaggcaatGGCCAAGTCTGTGGTTTCCCATGTGCGGATTTGTTACCCTCTGCCTGGAGGCTCTGCTCTGGTGACCTTTGATGACCCCAATG TGGCCAAGCAGGTGCTGCAGCAAAAGGAGCATCAGATCAATGTGGAAGGGTTCCGGCTGAGGGTTCAAGTCCAGCCCCTGGAGCTACCCATGCTGACTACCATCCAG GTGTCCAGCCAGATGAATGACCAGAGAGTGCTGGTCAGTGGGTTTCCTGCTGGGCTCAAGTTAAGTGAGGAAGAGCTGCTGGACAAGCTGGAGATCTTCTTTGGCAAGACCAAGAATGGAGGTGGTGACGTGGAGATGAGGGAACTGCTGCAAGGGGGTGTCATGCTGGGCTTTACTGAGGACAGAG TGGCCCAGCACCTGTGCCAGATGGGCCAGTTCATGGTGCCACTGGGTAAACAGCAGTCCTGTCTGAGAGTCTCTCCCTATATGAGCGGGAAAATCCAGAAGGCCGAG GTCAGGCCCCAGCCTGTGCCCCAGTCAGTGCTGGTGCTCAACATTCCTGATGTCCTGGATGGCCCGGAGCTACAAGACGTCCTGGAGATCCACTTCCAGAAACCCACCCGTGGAGGTGGGGAGGTCGAAGCTGTGACAGTCGTGCCCccgggacagcggggcctggcaGTCTTCACTTCAAAGTCAGGCTAG